From Enterococcus mundtii, the proteins below share one genomic window:
- a CDS encoding ABC transporter permease translates to MRDIFWIVRERLVLWKNRPLQILFLIGIPFLSVVLYLFAYGDQETNLLTIGVVDQDRSSYSELLIESLEKRVSVQEIGSAEEIDQVLSRQNAVAVITIPKGYQENVSENTKLSLRTFQKGELLENIDRLTQRALAEVSSIHLLAEAGEEDESLERLKESTEIEINQVDQSTMTERMSVQIVGFLLMMLLFQAGNFGTTTIQQERRNKIYTRLMTTSVAKSTYFIGTTIFATFAMLIQVMLAVVVMIVLFNIDPGLSAVDLIVLLSLFSLLAVSWSIAIGVLAPSTTVAAALQSILITVTSLLSGALIPHEVMPELMQKVSMVTPQYWILTIIKNFQSGQTWGSNYSEVIILVIYTLFFLSLAVYGYTRRTRQEVYS, encoded by the coding sequence ATGAGAGATATCTTTTGGATCGTAAGAGAAAGGTTGGTTCTTTGGAAAAATCGACCATTGCAAATCTTGTTTCTTATAGGAATTCCTTTCTTGAGTGTCGTCCTTTATCTTTTTGCTTATGGCGATCAAGAAACGAATCTCCTGACGATAGGGGTAGTCGATCAAGATCGCTCATCCTATAGTGAATTGCTTATTGAAAGTTTGGAAAAACGAGTCAGTGTTCAGGAAATTGGTTCAGCTGAAGAAATTGATCAAGTTCTTTCCCGACAAAATGCGGTGGCAGTCATCACAATCCCTAAAGGTTATCAAGAAAATGTTTCTGAGAATACGAAACTCTCTCTCCGGACATTCCAAAAAGGAGAACTGTTGGAGAATATCGACCGCTTGACCCAACGTGCATTAGCAGAAGTTTCTAGTATCCATCTGTTAGCAGAAGCTGGAGAGGAGGACGAATCACTTGAACGCTTGAAAGAATCGACAGAAATCGAGATCAATCAAGTAGATCAAAGCACAATGACCGAACGAATGTCGGTGCAAATCGTTGGCTTTTTGTTGATGATGCTTCTTTTCCAAGCAGGTAATTTTGGGACAACGACTATCCAGCAAGAACGACGCAATAAAATTTATACACGTTTGATGACGACTTCGGTAGCTAAAAGCACGTATTTTATCGGGACAACGATCTTTGCGACATTCGCTATGCTGATCCAAGTAATGTTAGCAGTTGTTGTCATGATCGTCCTATTTAACATTGATCCTGGTTTAAGTGCTGTTGATTTGATTGTACTACTAAGTCTATTTAGTTTACTTGCCGTAAGTTGGTCGATTGCGATTGGTGTTCTTGCCCCAAGTACAACTGTAGCAGCGGCTTTGCAAAGTATCTTGATTACCGTCACAAGTTTACTATCTGGTGCTTTGATTCCACATGAGGTGATGCCAGAATTGATGCAGAAAGTGTCGATGGTCACTCCCCAATATTGGATCTTGACGATCATCAAAAACTTTCAATCCGGACAAACATGGGGAAGTAATTATAGCGAAGTGATCATCTTAGTCATTTATACTCTATTCTTTCTAAGTTTGGCGGTATATGGATATACGAGGCGAACAAGGCAAGAAGTATATAGCTGA
- a CDS encoding SIR2 family protein, with amino-acid sequence MEENIIISKYNTAQKEQFFIERLVEAKNENSLICFIGAGVSISQGYPNWNQYVSQLIDYWKGHLDVLTSKEETVKDKVDMSDTLFLESLHSMPASNKRKVDLVNYLINEYCNTGDAEKTLEIYREHVLDFERKIFTENDPILIKNDILNELIKLEPIFITTNYDNQIEKSYERSTSKKAIKINSIEEIEGAVESNTVIHIHGVPDVGCNPDYFVSSARSYADIYFLGDKQKKILELLDGKESPVFLFVGCSMEEDEILALLKKIREHRVGDLKAYALMRLEDIHSITEANDRKKTIIESYYLNEHDVDILWFGKEFSELAQFIKICVTKFMDKFEDSISNPERLRRELTLSEQ; translated from the coding sequence ATGGAAGAAAATATAATTATATCAAAATATAACACTGCTCAAAAAGAACAATTTTTCATAGAAAGGTTAGTTGAGGCCAAAAATGAAAATTCGCTTATTTGCTTTATTGGAGCGGGAGTCTCAATATCGCAAGGATATCCAAATTGGAATCAGTATGTAAGCCAACTAATAGATTATTGGAAAGGTCATTTAGATGTACTAACAAGTAAAGAAGAAACAGTTAAAGATAAGGTTGATATGAGTGATACTTTATTTTTAGAATCTTTACACAGCATGCCTGCGTCTAATAAACGAAAAGTTGATTTAGTAAACTACCTAATAAATGAGTATTGCAACACCGGTGATGCTGAAAAAACATTAGAGATATATAGAGAGCATGTCCTAGATTTTGAAAGAAAAATATTTACTGAGAATGATCCTATCTTAATTAAAAATGACATTTTAAATGAGTTAATAAAGTTAGAACCTATCTTTATAACTACTAACTATGATAACCAGATAGAAAAGAGTTATGAGCGATCTACTTCAAAAAAAGCCATAAAAATAAATAGTATTGAGGAAATTGAGGGTGCTGTAGAATCTAACACTGTAATACATATTCATGGAGTGCCTGATGTTGGATGTAACCCAGATTATTTTGTTAGTTCTGCTCGTTCATACGCTGATATATATTTTCTAGGTGATAAACAAAAGAAAATTTTAGAATTACTTGATGGAAAAGAATCACCAGTATTTCTTTTTGTGGGTTGTAGTATGGAGGAAGATGAAATTTTGGCGTTGCTAAAAAAAATACGAGAACATAGAGTTGGAGACTTAAAAGCGTATGCTCTTATGAGATTAGAGGATATTCATTCTATTACTGAGGCAAATGATAGAAAGAAAACAATTATAGAAAGTTACTATCTGAATGAACATGATGTTGATATTCTTTGGTTTGGAAAAGAGTTTTCAGAATTAGCTCAATTTATAAAAATATGCGTAACAAAATTCATGGATAAGTTTGAAGATTCTATAAGCAACCCAGAAAGATTGAGAAGGGAGTTAACTTTAAGTGAACAGTGA
- a CDS encoding response regulator transcription factor → MTNILLVDDSALITSGLKIILESTNDFQVVGICHDGRSAIAFCEKNQVDLVLMDVRMPGMDGVTATEQITEEYQIPVIILTTFDEDRYIEEGIRNGASGYLLKTTPPEAVIQAIKSVLQGQTILSKEILVKATQQLGNKNDQEADLSLLTEREQEIAYLVAKGMTNKVIAQTLFLSEGTVHNNLSMILKKLNLDHRTQLAIYVLTGEVMT, encoded by the coding sequence ATGACAAACATTTTATTAGTAGATGATAGTGCACTGATTACAAGCGGCTTAAAAATCATTTTAGAAAGTACAAACGATTTTCAAGTAGTGGGTATTTGTCATGATGGACGTTCAGCTATTGCTTTTTGCGAAAAAAATCAAGTAGATCTTGTATTGATGGATGTCCGAATGCCGGGAATGGATGGCGTCACCGCTACGGAACAGATTACGGAAGAATATCAGATACCTGTCATCATTTTAACTACGTTTGATGAAGATCGTTACATAGAGGAAGGAATACGCAACGGTGCAAGTGGTTACTTGCTGAAAACAACTCCTCCTGAGGCGGTGATCCAAGCAATCAAGAGTGTGTTACAGGGACAAACGATCCTTTCGAAAGAAATCCTCGTGAAGGCAACGCAACAATTAGGTAACAAGAATGATCAAGAAGCAGATCTCTCCTTACTGACGGAGCGAGAGCAAGAAATAGCCTACCTCGTCGCAAAAGGAATGACAAATAAAGTGATTGCGCAAACACTATTTTTAAGTGAAGGAACTGTCCATAACAATCTTTCAATGATTTTAAAAAAACTGAACTTGGATCATCGTACGCAATTAGCGATCTATGTTCTCACAGGTGAGGTTATGACGTAG
- a CDS encoding helix-turn-helix domain-containing protein produces MSQVQNYIKKRAEKSEEFLHLMEIEEAKLDIALKLAELRKSAGLTQKQLAQKIGKPQSTISRVETGEMNPSIELVIELAQGLDKKLVINFE; encoded by the coding sequence ATGAGTCAAGTACAAAATTATATAAAAAAAAGAGCGGAAAAAAGTGAAGAATTTCTGCATCTAATGGAAATTGAAGAAGCTAAATTAGATATTGCGTTAAAACTAGCAGAATTAAGGAAAAGTGCTGGATTAACACAAAAACAATTAGCGCAAAAAATTGGGAAACCTCAATCAACCATTTCACGAGTTGAAACAGGTGAAATGAATCCTAGTATTGAGTTAGTGATCGAGCTAGCACAAGGATTGGATAAAAAGCTTGTCATAAATTTTGAGTAA
- a CDS encoding LPXTG cell wall anchor domain-containing protein, whose protein sequence is MVKLNKKKLIAHILLSSMVLAQTVPTFANVLEDIDPIRHTFFEEETIGEEIETFDDEISNDETTSNKPELLADDNNDDSDVVMVTEETDQELLEVPELQLEEQFPVVEEIEETGEAVVESFFSGAGDGSLTSPFQITTEAELNEMRNDLAAHYQLMNDITLTSDWIPVGYGTTLATKFTGSFTAEPGTVIRNMIVNAGVQPGDLHNRGFFGVTDGATISGITLENPRVVGGLYGNNVGGLIGQINDLSKGPTTVTDSTVSGGSIEASGNNIGGLIGYMANTVAGTTIARSSSSATITVNANPYMYPQAVGGLIGVNGNTVVDSYATGNVTANTINTGGLIGLNSWGKVSRSYATGNIDSPESENVGGLIGGHDFYSTVVDSYATGDVIGRTNVGGFIGAIHPYAIEVARNYSTGHVTGIEAVGGFVGNAGSLTIKNSYGMGDVTGESDVDHFGLGGTNINNYYYNNSEALYSGVPIGGQVIEEVIEPLDVIELRTQTTYESNGWDFGSTWVWDTTTNYPKLGLGNERDTLPINALGETLQVPYGGAETKIPLTDVFSLFGRGGNPDDYLFETDADGVSISADGMDLILEISSVGIYEVTATPISRITTLEPGQNWNKAMIEVTPAEIILEKGTVFARSFNGTTEIDHFDLPTLAGLAPEDEVMWQEASFQYTNSAAGTNTIEGANWIIDWGTVNLSNYEVTGLPTIGNHEYLVTDLFDVEAITKAAGAFLRIDEELAKQNNTHEVITIADTALLHHDDTPDTPGEHWYHDHAEELLQDVTYLIYDTDPQANPLARVVAYADGVPAVAGVFLGLSANTTYWITAISDESTNFLQGEESEPIMLTTALSGNDGDGGNGNGGTGGNTGDGGNNISAPSGNDQPGNEQPVATPNGGSGNTSGNRGGSIATNATSTRNNRRGDNLPKTGEVASAFALLGFGAVGTALASWLKRKKNN, encoded by the coding sequence ATGGTTAAACTGAACAAGAAAAAACTCATTGCACATATACTTTTAAGTTCAATGGTATTAGCGCAAACAGTACCGACTTTTGCGAACGTTTTAGAGGATATCGATCCAATAAGACATACGTTTTTTGAAGAAGAGACAATAGGTGAAGAAATAGAAACCTTCGATGATGAAATCTCAAATGATGAAACTACATCTAACAAACCGGAGCTTTTGGCTGATGATAACAACGATGACAGTGATGTGGTCATGGTAACTGAAGAAACTGACCAAGAATTGTTAGAAGTACCAGAACTACAGCTTGAGGAGCAATTTCCAGTAGTTGAAGAGATAGAGGAGACAGGTGAAGCAGTTGTTGAGTCTTTCTTTTCAGGGGCTGGTGATGGTTCTCTCACCTCGCCCTTCCAAATCACCACTGAAGCTGAATTGAATGAAATGCGAAATGATCTCGCAGCGCATTACCAATTGATGAATGATATTACACTCACTTCAGATTGGATACCTGTTGGATATGGGACAACTTTAGCAACAAAATTCACTGGAAGTTTTACAGCTGAACCTGGAACAGTGATCCGTAATATGATAGTGAATGCTGGGGTACAACCTGGGGATCTGCATAATCGTGGATTCTTCGGTGTGACAGACGGTGCAACGATTTCTGGGATCACATTAGAAAATCCACGGGTCGTGGGAGGGCTATACGGAAATAATGTTGGGGGATTGATTGGTCAAATCAATGACCTATCTAAAGGACCAACGACCGTCACTGATTCTACTGTTAGTGGTGGAAGTATTGAAGCAAGTGGGAATAACATTGGTGGACTAATTGGTTATATGGCGAATACTGTCGCAGGTACTACGATTGCTCGCTCATCTTCTTCAGCGACGATAACAGTTAATGCAAATCCTTACATGTATCCTCAAGCTGTTGGTGGGTTGATCGGAGTAAATGGGAACACAGTTGTAGATAGTTATGCCACAGGAAATGTCACAGCGAATACAATCAATACTGGTGGACTAATTGGTTTGAATAGCTGGGGTAAAGTCAGTCGTTCGTATGCAACCGGGAATATTGACAGCCCCGAAAGTGAAAACGTGGGAGGTTTGATTGGTGGACACGACTTCTACAGTACAGTAGTCGATTCCTATGCGACGGGCGATGTCATTGGGAGAACGAATGTCGGAGGATTTATCGGGGCCATTCATCCTTATGCGATTGAAGTAGCACGCAACTATAGTACGGGACATGTAACTGGCATTGAAGCTGTTGGCGGTTTTGTCGGTAATGCCGGCTCTCTGACAATCAAAAACAGTTATGGGATGGGAGATGTCACTGGAGAATCCGATGTCGATCATTTCGGTTTAGGTGGAACGAATATCAATAATTACTACTATAATAACTCTGAGGCTTTATACAGTGGAGTTCCAATCGGTGGTCAAGTGATCGAAGAGGTCATTGAACCTTTAGATGTCATTGAATTGCGCACACAAACGACTTATGAATCAAATGGTTGGGATTTCGGTAGCACTTGGGTGTGGGATACTACGACAAATTATCCTAAGCTAGGACTGGGTAACGAGAGGGATACTTTACCGATCAATGCGTTAGGAGAAACGCTTCAAGTGCCATATGGTGGAGCAGAAACAAAGATTCCACTTACTGATGTCTTTTCTTTATTCGGACGCGGTGGAAATCCAGATGATTATCTTTTTGAGACAGATGCGGATGGGGTAAGCATTTCAGCCGATGGTATGGATTTGATCTTGGAAATTTCTAGTGTTGGGATTTATGAAGTGACTGCTACACCAATCAGTCGTATCACTACATTAGAACCTGGACAGAATTGGAATAAAGCAATGATTGAAGTGACTCCGGCTGAGATCATTCTAGAAAAAGGGACAGTTTTTGCTCGTTCATTCAATGGAACGACAGAAATCGATCATTTCGATCTGCCGACGTTAGCTGGGTTAGCGCCTGAGGATGAGGTGATGTGGCAAGAAGCCAGCTTCCAGTATACGAATAGTGCTGCTGGAACGAATACGATCGAAGGAGCGAACTGGATCATTGATTGGGGCACGGTTAACCTTTCTAACTATGAGGTTACCGGCTTACCGACTATTGGGAATCATGAGTATCTTGTCACAGATCTCTTTGATGTCGAAGCAATCACGAAAGCAGCCGGTGCATTTTTGAGAATAGACGAGGAATTAGCAAAACAAAACAATACCCATGAAGTGATCACGATTGCGGATACTGCACTTCTACACCATGACGATACCCCAGATACACCAGGCGAGCACTGGTACCATGACCATGCGGAAGAATTGCTGCAAGATGTGACCTACCTGATTTACGACACAGATCCACAAGCCAATCCGCTTGCGCGAGTCGTTGCATACGCAGATGGTGTACCAGCAGTAGCTGGCGTATTTTTGGGATTGAGTGCAAACACCACATATTGGATCACTGCGATTTCAGACGAGAGTACCAACTTTTTACAAGGGGAAGAGTCTGAACCCATTATGCTTACTACAGCACTTTCAGGAAACGATGGAGATGGTGGTAATGGCAATGGCGGAACCGGAGGAAACACAGGGGATGGTGGAAATAATATTAGTGCTCCTTCTGGAAATGACCAACCAGGAAATGAACAGCCTGTTGCTACTCCGAATGGTGGTAGTGGAAATACTTCGGGAAATAGAGGTGGAAGTATCGCGACAAATGCTACATCGACTAGAAATAATAGAAGAGGCGACAATCTGCCTAAAACTGGTGAAGTAGCCAGTGCATTTGCATTGCTTGGTTTTGGTGCGGTAGGTACAGCATTAGCTAGCTGGCTGAAGCGTAAGAAAAATAATTAA
- a CDS encoding ABC transporter ATP-binding protein, with translation MNILSVQKLTKKFGQKIAVDGVSFEVPEGTILGLLGPNGAGKSTVINMITGLLNKTSGTVQLFSEEMSERKRELRRKLGVVPQELAIYYDLSAEENVRFFCGLYGLRGEELKKNVEKALRTVDLYERRKERPSAFSGGMQRRLNIAMAIAHQPALLIMDEPTVGIDPQSRNYILDAIEKMKENGTTIIYTSHYMEEVARLADEIVIIDKGQVIAIGSEEELVNLVTDKINLQITVENPEALDIEEINNINGIINVSLDKQQVQIVTVLESKLLNQLLMILIKQEVRVVDVLQQAPDLETVFLSLTGRNLRD, from the coding sequence ATGAATATACTCAGTGTGCAAAAATTGACAAAAAAATTTGGACAGAAAATTGCTGTGGATGGTGTGTCATTTGAAGTACCAGAAGGAACGATTTTAGGGTTACTAGGTCCAAATGGCGCAGGAAAGTCAACCGTTATCAATATGATTACTGGTTTATTGAATAAGACATCTGGAACGGTTCAGTTGTTTTCAGAAGAGATGAGCGAGCGAAAAAGAGAACTTAGGCGAAAATTAGGCGTTGTTCCACAAGAGTTAGCGATTTATTATGATTTGTCTGCTGAAGAAAATGTCCGCTTTTTTTGTGGTCTATATGGACTCAGAGGGGAAGAACTAAAAAAGAATGTAGAAAAGGCATTGAGAACGGTTGATTTGTATGAACGAAGAAAAGAGCGACCGAGTGCTTTTTCTGGAGGAATGCAACGACGATTGAATATTGCAATGGCGATTGCCCATCAACCTGCTTTACTGATCATGGATGAACCGACAGTGGGGATCGATCCACAATCTAGAAATTATATTTTAGATGCCATTGAAAAAATGAAAGAAAACGGTACGACGATCATCTACACGAGTCACTATATGGAAGAAGTCGCACGTTTGGCAGATGAGATCGTCATTATCGATAAAGGTCAAGTGATTGCTATCGGTAGTGAGGAAGAATTAGTGAATCTCGTCACGGATAAAATCAATCTGCAAATCACTGTGGAGAATCCAGAGGCACTGGATATAGAAGAAATCAATAATATTAATGGGATCATCAATGTTTCACTCGACAAACAGCAAGTACAGATCGTGACGGTGCTTGAAAGCAAATTATTGAATCAACTATTAATGATACTGATCAAGCAAGAAGTTAGAGTAGTCGATGTACTGCAACAAGCTCCAGATTTAGAAACAGTTTTTCTTAGTTTGACTGGACGTAATCTACGTGATTAG
- a CDS encoding ABC transporter permease has product MNEKIIIRTLIQNFREKSNYIYYLAFPITLMFILGAVLQGVFNNDITSDMEPLTVQYQVDDQEVREIFQQVTSFAEGAIHFEEVTNEKEGLANIRKQEADAYLHFSDHIEVQSRELTNVEKTILQSYLVEIVQEIKRQSFIKEQHLPATTGLVSAEQFTEAIVVDQENQRESASSYQYYAIAMISLFVLYFSEIGLSMFREARQHGTVQRELVTPLSRKTIIFSTFFGHFIFGMLVVLVLMLISQLLFDVPWYLRFGFSYLNLIALMGSFLALGLFLETIGDRDEKRIGSGITQIFIQLTGFLGGAYFPTNETMMGLSPLGWVLASVRESLWTDNPLHWLGIYGNFGLLFVLLMSSVVILDKREVF; this is encoded by the coding sequence ATGAATGAAAAAATAATTATCCGGACCCTGATACAAAATTTTCGTGAGAAATCGAATTACATTTATTATCTCGCTTTTCCGATCACGTTGATGTTTATTCTAGGGGCAGTCCTCCAAGGTGTATTCAATAATGACATTACCTCTGATATGGAGCCATTGACGGTACAATATCAGGTAGACGATCAAGAAGTTCGTGAGATATTCCAACAAGTGACTTCTTTTGCAGAAGGTGCTATTCATTTTGAAGAAGTGACAAATGAAAAGGAAGGATTAGCGAATATAAGAAAACAAGAAGCTGATGCTTACTTACATTTTTCCGATCACATCGAAGTGCAGAGTCGGGAATTGACCAATGTAGAAAAAACAATCCTTCAAAGCTATCTAGTAGAAATCGTACAGGAAATCAAACGACAAAGTTTCATTAAGGAACAGCACTTGCCGGCAACCACTGGCCTAGTTTCAGCAGAGCAGTTTACAGAGGCGATTGTGGTCGATCAAGAAAATCAAAGAGAAAGCGCATCTTCCTACCAATACTATGCGATTGCTATGATTAGTCTATTTGTTTTATATTTTTCGGAAATTGGTCTGAGCATGTTTCGAGAAGCACGACAGCATGGAACCGTGCAAAGAGAATTAGTCACACCACTTAGCCGTAAAACGATCATTTTTTCGACATTTTTTGGACATTTCATATTTGGCATGTTGGTAGTGTTGGTCTTGATGCTCATCTCTCAATTATTATTTGATGTTCCATGGTATTTAAGATTTGGTTTTTCTTATCTCAACTTAATCGCACTTATGGGCAGTTTTCTCGCACTCGGTTTATTTTTAGAAACCATTGGAGACCGTGATGAAAAAAGAATTGGTTCTGGCATTACCCAGATATTTATTCAACTCACTGGATTTTTAGGTGGTGCCTACTTTCCAACCAATGAAACGATGATGGGATTGTCACCATTAGGTTGGGTTTTAGCATCTGTAAGAGAAAGTTTGTGGACCGACAATCCCTTGCACTGGTTAGGTATCTATGGGAATTTTGGGTTATTGTTTGTTTTACTCATGTCATCAGTCGTCATTTTAGATAAAAGGGAGGTATTCTAA
- a CDS encoding sensor histidine kinase: protein MQAIKLSINLLSIIGLIGLMIYQTTSTLLMFVISLSMVWLTFFFLGESFQKHRPWFVALQLISVLLSLIFVEQAIFLLPLSLLQGYFCFQKSWLLLFVALINYSVGSFFLSDSLYFLFVLWVSGMISIVWSAEKMMKQQEELTTSSDFLRIERNKLSKLFAQSTLNAEAMQKEATLVERQRIIHEIHDHLGHDLTSCLIQIEAAKVINREQPEQAHQLLSQSADRLRKSINEVRNVLHDERPKNETLNINKVKAELQRFSETHQIIVDFQYSGTLDKISRFHWQVLAANLKEFLTNTLKYSEASTVTVRLHVYQKFLRFESKNNGKRAIDYRKGLGIVGMEERTAVLNGKLLIDGTDGFHITTILPFDEEHEISNS, encoded by the coding sequence ATGCAAGCAATCAAATTATCGATCAACTTGCTATCGATCATTGGTTTGATCGGGTTGATGATCTATCAAACAACCTCTACCCTTTTGATGTTTGTCATTAGTTTAAGTATGGTATGGTTGACATTTTTTTTCTTAGGCGAAAGTTTTCAGAAACATCGGCCTTGGTTTGTTGCTTTGCAATTGATCAGTGTTCTATTGAGTTTGATTTTTGTCGAACAAGCGATTTTTCTATTGCCACTTTCCTTGCTACAAGGTTATTTTTGCTTCCAAAAGTCATGGTTACTTTTATTTGTAGCCTTGATCAATTATAGCGTTGGCAGCTTTTTTCTCTCTGACTCACTTTATTTTCTCTTTGTACTGTGGGTAAGTGGGATGATCAGTATCGTTTGGTCTGCGGAAAAAATGATGAAACAACAAGAAGAGTTAACTACTTCTTCCGATTTTTTACGGATTGAACGAAACAAGTTATCAAAACTCTTTGCACAAAGCACTTTGAATGCTGAAGCGATGCAAAAAGAAGCAACGTTAGTAGAAAGACAACGGATCATTCATGAAATCCATGACCATCTTGGGCACGACTTAACGAGTTGCTTGATCCAAATAGAGGCGGCAAAGGTCATCAATCGAGAACAACCGGAACAAGCGCATCAATTATTGAGTCAATCTGCTGATCGCTTAAGAAAGTCGATCAACGAAGTGCGCAACGTGTTACATGACGAGCGACCAAAGAATGAAACCTTGAACATCAATAAAGTAAAGGCAGAACTCCAACGTTTCTCCGAGACTCACCAGATTATCGTGGATTTCCAATATAGCGGTACCTTAGATAAAATCAGTCGTTTTCATTGGCAGGTATTAGCGGCGAATTTGAAAGAGTTTTTGACGAATACGTTGAAATATAGTGAAGCTTCAACGGTCACGGTGCGTTTGCATGTGTATCAAAAATTTTTACGATTTGAATCGAAGAACAATGGAAAAAGGGCAATAGACTATCGTAAAGGTCTGGGGATCGTAGGAATGGAAGAACGAACAGCCGTATTGAATGGCAAATTGTTGATTGATGGAACGGATGGGTTTCACATCACCACGATATTACCTTTTGATGAAGAACATGAGATTTCTAATTCGTAA
- a CDS encoding putative holin-like toxin yields MEISTEIEERRSLLSVETALGLMISFGSFTATLIFGILALTNKNDKKK; encoded by the coding sequence ATAGAGATAAGTACTGAAATCGAAGAAAGGAGAAGCCTTTTGTCTGTTGAAACAGCGTTAGGGCTAATGATCAGTTTCGGTTCATTTACCGCTACTTTGATCTTTGGCATCCTAGCCTTGACCAACAAAAATGACAAAAAGAAATAG
- a CDS encoding putative holin-like toxin, with amino-acid sequence MEISTEIKERRSLLSVETALGLMISFGSFTATLIFGILALTNKNDKKK; translated from the coding sequence ATGGAGATAAGTACTGAAATCAAGGAAAGGAGAAGCCTTTTGTCTGTTGAAACAGCGTTAGGGCTAATGATTAGTTTCGGTTCATTTACCGCTACTTTGATCTTTGGTATCCTAGCCTTGACCAACAAAAATGACAAAAAGAAATAG
- the rhaM gene encoding L-rhamnose mutarotase has translation MIKKAVKMKLYPGYEAEYLKRHNELWPEMREMLAEHGALSYSIFLDPETNTLFGYLEIEDEEKWRHVPETEINQKWWVFMEDLMETNPDHSPVTVELKHVFDLYQQV, from the coding sequence ATGATCAAAAAAGCAGTAAAAATGAAGTTGTACCCAGGATACGAAGCAGAGTACCTCAAAAGACACAATGAATTGTGGCCGGAGATGCGTGAAATGTTGGCTGAACATGGTGCGCTCTCTTATTCGATTTTTCTTGATCCAGAAACAAATACTCTCTTTGGGTATTTAGAGATTGAAGATGAAGAAAAATGGCGCCATGTACCAGAAACAGAAATCAATCAAAAGTGGTGGGTGTTCATGGAAGATCTGATGGAAACGAATCCAGACCATTCTCCAGTAACTGTCGAATTGAAACATGTTTTCGATTTATATCAACAAGTCTAA
- a CDS encoding type II toxin-antitoxin system RelE/ParE family toxin, giving the protein MNHPKFKWGDEFERFLDSLSDKEAAKILSIIDKIEKTDIHTAMRQEWVKKLESNLYEVRASMSSNALRGIYFQRKGHEYFITHGFRKKANKLSRRELEKGRKLRDNFLSKNERWI; this is encoded by the coding sequence TTGAATCATCCTAAATTTAAGTGGGGCGATGAATTTGAAAGATTCCTTGATTCATTGAGTGACAAGGAGGCTGCAAAAATTTTATCAATCATTGATAAAATTGAAAAAACAGATATACATACAGCTATGCGGCAAGAGTGGGTAAAAAAACTGGAGAGCAATCTATATGAAGTGCGAGCAAGTATGAGTAGTAATGCTTTAAGAGGAATATATTTTCAAAGAAAAGGGCATGAATATTTTATTACTCATGGGTTTCGAAAGAAAGCAAATAAGCTTTCCAGACGAGAGTTAGAAAAAGGTAGAAAGTTGCGAGACAATTTTTTAAGTAAGAACGAGAGGTGGATATGA